The following proteins are encoded in a genomic region of Bacillus sp. Marseille-Q1617:
- a CDS encoding DedA family protein, with product METLLDLVDQFGYIAMFLFSWIVFLGLPVPNEIAAAFAGYISEWRHFNPYTSFLFMYSGLISYGMFGFLIGKRYGTRLLLRFFKSSKTQGLILKSETWIDKYGLFAISISYFIPGIRLVMPYIAGTGKGITLLKFLLYAVPSAGIWALVYFQIGRYFPVSFQSIVEEVSLKAGMIAGVIVSAVLLYYFYLFLKKRYPSLTRKRIRYRK from the coding sequence ATGGAGACCTTACTTGATCTAGTCGACCAATTCGGATATATAGCCATGTTTCTTTTTAGCTGGATCGTTTTTTTGGGCCTGCCTGTCCCTAATGAAATAGCAGCTGCTTTTGCGGGATATATTTCTGAATGGAGGCATTTCAATCCATACACCTCTTTTCTGTTCATGTACAGCGGATTAATAAGCTATGGTATGTTCGGCTTTCTTATAGGAAAGCGATATGGAACCAGACTGCTGCTTCGTTTCTTTAAAAGCAGTAAGACACAGGGGCTTATCCTGAAAAGTGAGACATGGATTGATAAATATGGATTATTTGCTATTTCCATCAGTTATTTCATACCCGGTATCCGTCTTGTAATGCCTTATATAGCAGGTACTGGTAAGGGCATCACATTATTAAAATTTTTGTTGTATGCCGTACCTTCTGCAGGCATTTGGGCACTGGTTTATTTTCAGATAGGAAGATACTTTCCTGTGAGTTTTCAATCAATCGTGGAAGAAGTCAGTTTAAAAGCTGGAATGATAGCCGGGGTAATCGTTTCGGCGGTACTTCTTTATTATTTCTATCTGTTTTTGAAAAAGAGGTATCCTTCACTAACACGAAAAAGGATAAGGTACCGAAAATAA
- the odhB gene encoding 2-oxoglutarate dehydrogenase complex dihydrolipoyllysine-residue succinyltransferase has product MAEIKVPELAESITEGTIAQWLKQPGDYVEKGEYIVELETDKVNVEVISEEAGTIQELKADEGDTVEVGQVIAIVGEGGEAPAPSEQKGEEKEAPKQEEKAEEKSPQEEAPAAKDDKKNRPIASPAARKLAREKGIDLSQVPTDPLGRVRKQDIEAYENKPASAPSKPAQEAKKAPAKKDDGKPVEREKMSRRRQTIAKRLVEVQQTAAMLTTFNEIDMSAVMELRKRKKDKFFESHDVRLGFMSFFTKAVVAALKKYPYVNAEIDGDEIVLKKYYDVGVAVSTDDGLVVPIVRDCDRKNFAEIEGEIMELATKARNNKLSLSDLQGGSFTITNGGVFGSLLSTPILNGPQVGILGMHTIQLRPVAIDKETMENRPMMYIALSYDHRIIDGKEAVGFLAMVKNLLENPEDLLLEG; this is encoded by the coding sequence GTGGCAGAAATCAAAGTTCCAGAATTGGCAGAATCAATTACAGAGGGTACGATTGCTCAATGGTTGAAGCAACCGGGTGATTACGTTGAAAAAGGCGAATACATTGTCGAACTTGAGACAGATAAAGTAAATGTTGAAGTGATCTCTGAAGAAGCAGGAACCATTCAAGAGCTGAAAGCGGATGAAGGTGATACTGTTGAAGTAGGGCAGGTCATTGCCATTGTAGGAGAAGGCGGGGAAGCTCCTGCACCATCTGAACAAAAAGGTGAAGAGAAGGAAGCTCCAAAACAAGAGGAGAAAGCGGAAGAAAAATCTCCTCAAGAAGAAGCACCAGCTGCAAAAGATGATAAGAAAAATCGTCCAATCGCATCACCTGCTGCACGAAAGCTCGCTCGTGAAAAAGGGATCGATCTTTCACAAGTTCCTACCGATCCACTTGGCCGAGTGCGCAAACAGGATATTGAAGCTTATGAAAACAAGCCTGCTTCTGCTCCATCAAAACCTGCACAGGAAGCTAAAAAAGCTCCAGCAAAGAAAGATGATGGAAAGCCGGTCGAACGGGAAAAAATGTCACGCCGCAGACAAACCATTGCAAAACGCCTGGTGGAAGTACAGCAGACAGCTGCAATGTTAACCACTTTCAATGAAATTGATATGTCAGCAGTAATGGAATTGCGTAAACGCAAGAAGGATAAATTCTTTGAAAGTCACGATGTGAGATTAGGGTTCATGAGCTTCTTTACAAAAGCTGTAGTAGCTGCCCTTAAGAAATATCCTTACGTGAATGCTGAAATTGATGGTGATGAAATCGTCCTTAAGAAATATTATGATGTTGGCGTGGCTGTTTCAACTGACGATGGTCTTGTCGTACCGATCGTAAGGGATTGTGACCGCAAAAACTTCGCAGAAATCGAAGGGGAAATCATGGAGCTGGCGACGAAAGCAAGAAATAACAAGCTTTCACTCTCAGACTTACAAGGCGGTTCCTTCACAATAACAAACGGCGGGGTATTTGGATCTTTACTTTCCACTCCTATCTTAAACGGACCACAGGTTGGGATTTTAGGGATGCATACCATTCAACTTCGCCCTGTAGCTATTGATAAGGAAACAATGGAAAATCGTCCAATGATGTATATCGCTCTATCCTATGATCATCGAATCATTGATGGTAAAGAAGCGGTAGGATTCCTTGCAATGGTTAAGAACTTACTGGAAAACCCTGAAGATTTACTTTTAGAGGGTTAA
- a CDS encoding AMP-binding protein, with the protein MLQTTIGALLEEKARIQPNNEAVVYADRGLRWTYEELNRKCRQAAKGFMKLGVEKGDHIAIWASNTPEWILSQFSTGKMGAVLVTVNTNYRTAELEYLLRQSDSTTIILMEDYRGESYIDMLYEICPELNSSEPGKLHSAKLPKLKNVIVLGNKKYPGTFNWEEIMEMGNGVEDEELDNRMKNLSPHEVINMQYTSGTTGFPKGVMLTHSNIVNNAYNVAGCMRLTNEDRLCIPVPFFHCFGCVMGTLACVTVGAVMVPVQEFNPSQVLQVVQDERCTALHGVPTMFIGELNLSDFDDYDLSSLRTGIMAGSNCPIEVMKDVMNKMGAEEITIAYGQTESSPVITQTRTHDPIELKVETVGRGLPHVEVKIVEPGTDREVPNGTQGELCTRGYHVMKGYYKNEEATKAAIDHDNWLHTGDLAVMDEYGYCRITGRLKDMIIRGGENIYPREIEEFLYSHPKILDVQVIGIPDETFGEEVMAWVILKEGQKASADEIKEYCRGKISRHKIPRYIEFTDAYPMTASGKIQKFRLKEQAQKAIAPKG; encoded by the coding sequence ATTTTACAAACTACTATTGGAGCTTTACTTGAGGAGAAAGCCCGTATACAGCCCAACAATGAGGCTGTGGTTTATGCTGACAGAGGATTAAGATGGACATATGAAGAATTGAATCGCAAATGCAGACAAGCTGCCAAAGGTTTCATGAAGCTCGGTGTGGAAAAAGGGGATCACATCGCAATCTGGGCATCCAATACCCCCGAATGGATTTTAAGTCAGTTTTCCACTGGGAAGATGGGAGCGGTATTAGTAACGGTTAATACGAATTATCGCACAGCTGAGCTGGAATATTTATTAAGGCAGTCGGACAGTACAACCATCATCCTGATGGAAGACTACCGGGGTGAATCTTATATTGATATGCTTTATGAAATCTGTCCTGAACTGAATAGTTCAGAACCTGGTAAGTTACATAGTGCAAAGCTTCCCAAATTGAAGAATGTCATTGTATTGGGAAATAAGAAATATCCCGGTACATTCAATTGGGAAGAAATCATGGAAATGGGAAATGGAGTGGAGGATGAAGAGTTAGACAACAGGATGAAAAACCTGTCACCTCATGAAGTGATAAATATGCAGTATACATCAGGAACAACGGGTTTTCCAAAAGGGGTGATGCTCACTCATTCAAATATTGTCAATAACGCCTATAATGTGGCTGGCTGTATGAGACTGACAAATGAAGATCGATTGTGTATACCCGTACCATTCTTTCATTGCTTCGGATGCGTGATGGGAACCTTGGCCTGTGTAACTGTTGGTGCTGTAATGGTACCTGTACAGGAATTTAATCCCTCACAAGTTCTTCAGGTTGTACAGGATGAAAGATGTACAGCTTTACATGGTGTACCAACCATGTTCATTGGAGAATTGAATCTTTCTGATTTCGATGACTATGATCTGAGCAGTCTGCGGACAGGAATAATGGCCGGCAGTAACTGTCCGATTGAAGTAATGAAGGATGTAATGAATAAAATGGGGGCTGAAGAAATCACAATTGCATATGGACAGACTGAATCTTCACCAGTCATCACTCAAACGCGCACACACGATCCCATCGAATTAAAGGTCGAGACAGTGGGAAGAGGACTTCCTCATGTAGAAGTTAAAATTGTAGAGCCCGGCACCGACCGGGAAGTGCCCAACGGGACACAGGGAGAGCTTTGTACCAGGGGATACCATGTGATGAAAGGGTATTATAAGAACGAAGAAGCAACCAAAGCTGCCATTGATCACGATAATTGGCTGCATACAGGTGACTTGGCTGTAATGGATGAGTATGGATACTGCCGGATTACCGGAAGATTAAAGGACATGATCATAAGAGGCGGTGAAAATATTTATCCTCGTGAAATAGAAGAGTTTTTGTATTCACACCCTAAAATACTCGATGTTCAGGTGATTGGAATTCCGGACGAAACTTTCGGGGAGGAAGTTATGGCCTGGGTCATCCTTAAAGAAGGCCAGAAGGCTTCAGCCGATGAAATCAAGGAATACTGCAGAGGGAAAATATCACGGCATAAGATTCCGAGATACATTGAATTCACGGATGCATATCCGATGACAGCTTCAGGTAAAATTCAAAAGTTCAGATTGAAAGAACAAGCCCAAAAAGCGATTGCCCCAAAAGGATAA
- a CDS encoding 2-oxoglutarate dehydrogenase E1 component, which produces MKKQSTNQGEPWHSFYGPNLGYVMEVYEQFLEDPAGVDPELRELFEQWGPPTAEDAAVMASAQKADTSFTLPAQPTALSKMVAAVKLADNIRTYGHLAADINPLNDRNKDTRRIELSEFDLTEEDLKSIPVEFLCPDAPSHIKDGLQAVNHLKEVYTQKLAFEYAHVHELEEKNWLREKIESGSYFSPLSKDQKISLLKRLAEVDGFEKYVHRTFVGQKRFSIEGLDTMVPLLDELIRYSVETGAKTVNIGMAHRGRLNVLAHVIGKPYEMIFAEFQHAPSKDLIPSEGSIGITFGWTGDVKYHLGADREISPQAMPTARARVTLANNPSHLEVVSPIVAGYTRAAQENREDNGYPVQSSETSYAVMIHGDAAFPGQGVVAETLNMSRLRGYNTGGSIHLIANNMIGFTTESRDSRSTKYASDTAKGFEVPIVHVNADDPEACLAAAVLAYEYRKTFGKDFVIDLIGYRRFGHNEMDEPMVTNPQMYSIIQNHPNVKKLYAEKLVSEGIVTQEDINKMDTEIEEVLKAAYEKVPAKDEDPDTVLAPPEDVANGLPELDTSVEFNKLQGINEELLQWPEGFNVFKKLEKILKRRSQVFEGKGKIDWAHAETLAFASILKDGTPIRLTGQDSERGTFAQRHLVLHDEKSGEEYIPLHHIQDSNASFVVHNSPLTETAVVGYEYGYNVFAPETLVLWEAQFGDFSNMAQVMFDQFISAGRAKWGQKTGLVMLLPHGYEGQGPEHSSARLERFLQLGGEYNWTVANCSTAGQYFHILRRQAAILQKEEVRPLVIMTPKSLLRNQFAAVTAEELASGEFHSVLEQKGLGENHEAVERIVMGSGKIAIDLEEKLQGIEETEWLHILRLEEIYPFPKNDLEGILGRYPNLKELVWIQEEPKNMGAWTFVEPRLRDLAPEGVEVQYVGRRRRSSPSEGEPTVHKKEQARIINEALTR; this is translated from the coding sequence ATGAAAAAGCAATCGACAAACCAAGGCGAGCCATGGCATTCCTTTTATGGACCAAATCTGGGCTACGTGATGGAGGTTTATGAACAATTCCTTGAGGATCCGGCAGGAGTAGATCCTGAATTGAGGGAATTATTTGAACAATGGGGGCCTCCTACTGCTGAAGATGCCGCAGTGATGGCGAGTGCACAAAAAGCAGATACTTCTTTTACTTTGCCTGCACAGCCTACAGCATTAAGTAAGATGGTAGCAGCTGTTAAGCTGGCGGATAATATTCGTACATATGGACATTTAGCGGCAGATATCAATCCGCTGAATGATCGGAATAAAGATACAAGAAGGATTGAGTTGTCAGAATTCGATTTAACCGAAGAAGACTTGAAAAGTATCCCTGTAGAGTTTTTATGTCCGGATGCCCCCTCTCATATCAAAGACGGACTTCAGGCTGTAAATCACTTGAAGGAAGTTTATACACAAAAGCTGGCATTTGAATATGCTCACGTGCATGAATTGGAAGAGAAAAATTGGCTGAGGGAAAAAATTGAATCAGGTTCTTATTTTTCACCGCTGTCAAAAGATCAAAAAATTTCATTATTAAAGCGTCTGGCGGAAGTCGATGGATTTGAGAAATATGTCCATCGTACATTTGTTGGCCAAAAACGTTTTTCCATAGAAGGCTTGGATACGATGGTGCCGCTATTGGATGAATTAATACGCTATTCGGTTGAGACCGGGGCCAAAACGGTGAATATCGGGATGGCTCACCGCGGTCGATTGAATGTCCTCGCACATGTAATCGGTAAACCATATGAGATGATATTTGCTGAATTCCAGCACGCTCCAAGCAAAGACCTGATTCCTTCAGAGGGATCGATCGGAATCACTTTCGGCTGGACCGGTGATGTGAAATACCATCTGGGAGCAGACAGGGAAATCTCACCGCAGGCAATGCCTACTGCAAGAGCCCGTGTTACTTTGGCAAACAACCCAAGCCACTTGGAGGTTGTAAGCCCGATTGTGGCAGGATACACACGTGCGGCGCAGGAGAACCGTGAAGACAACGGATACCCTGTACAGTCATCTGAAACATCTTATGCTGTGATGATTCACGGGGATGCTGCTTTCCCTGGTCAGGGAGTAGTGGCAGAAACACTTAATATGAGTCGATTGAGAGGGTATAACACCGGGGGATCGATTCATTTAATCGCCAACAATATGATTGGATTCACGACAGAAAGCCGTGATTCACGTTCTACGAAATATGCATCTGATACAGCGAAAGGCTTTGAAGTGCCAATCGTGCACGTCAACGCTGATGATCCGGAAGCTTGTTTGGCTGCAGCCGTTTTAGCCTATGAATATCGTAAAACATTCGGCAAGGATTTTGTCATCGATTTGATCGGCTATCGCAGATTCGGTCATAACGAAATGGATGAACCGATGGTCACGAATCCGCAAATGTATTCAATCATTCAGAACCACCCCAATGTCAAAAAACTGTATGCTGAGAAGCTGGTTTCCGAAGGCATTGTAACCCAGGAAGATATCAATAAGATGGACACCGAGATTGAAGAAGTACTGAAGGCAGCTTATGAAAAGGTGCCTGCAAAAGATGAAGATCCAGATACGGTGCTTGCTCCTCCAGAAGATGTAGCAAATGGACTGCCTGAACTGGACACCTCAGTTGAATTCAATAAGCTTCAGGGAATAAATGAAGAATTACTGCAATGGCCTGAAGGTTTCAATGTCTTCAAGAAGCTTGAGAAGATCTTGAAAAGACGCAGCCAAGTATTTGAGGGTAAAGGTAAAATCGATTGGGCACATGCGGAAACACTCGCATTTGCATCGATATTAAAAGATGGAACGCCGATTCGTTTAACCGGTCAGGATTCTGAGAGAGGGACTTTTGCACAGCGCCACCTCGTCTTACACGATGAAAAGTCCGGTGAGGAATATATCCCATTGCACCATATCCAGGACAGCAATGCATCATTTGTTGTGCATAATAGTCCATTAACGGAGACAGCAGTTGTGGGATACGAATATGGATACAATGTGTTTGCACCTGAAACACTGGTCCTCTGGGAAGCCCAATTTGGTGATTTTTCCAATATGGCTCAGGTAATGTTCGATCAGTTCATTTCTGCAGGCCGAGCTAAATGGGGTCAAAAAACAGGACTTGTCATGCTTCTTCCTCACGGTTATGAAGGACAGGGGCCGGAGCACTCGAGTGCCCGTCTGGAAAGGTTCCTCCAATTAGGCGGAGAATATAACTGGACAGTTGCTAACTGTTCTACTGCAGGACAGTACTTCCATATCCTGCGTCGTCAAGCGGCAATCCTTCAAAAGGAAGAAGTACGTCCGCTCGTTATCATGACTCCTAAGAGCTTGTTAAGGAATCAATTTGCCGCTGTTACGGCAGAAGAACTCGCTAGTGGTGAATTCCACTCCGTTTTAGAACAAAAGGGATTGGGCGAAAACCATGAAGCAGTAGAGCGAATCGTGATGGGAAGCGGAAAGATCGCGATCGACCTTGAAGAGAAGCTTCAGGGTATCGAAGAAACAGAATGGCTTCATATCCTTCGATTAGAAGAAATTTACCCATTCCCTAAGAATGACTTAGAAGGCATCCTGGGCAGATATCCAAATCTAAAAGAACTAGTATGGATTCAAGAAGAACCTAAAAATATGGGAGCTTGGACATTCGTTGAACCAAGACTTCGTGATTTGGCACCAGAAGGCGTTGAAGTTCAATATGTAGGGCGCCGAAGACGTTCAAGTCCTTCAGAAGGTGAACCGACTGTACACAAAAAAGAACAAGCACGTATCATTAATGAAGCGTTAACTCGATAA
- a CDS encoding IS110 family transposase: MDFTQNERLKQINEQTLIIGIDIAKHKHVARAIDDRGIDLSKRLVFPNTLEGFKLLLEWAKQLSAQTSRPNLMIGMEPTGHYWINLAYFLKSQSERPVVVNPMKVKKSKELDDDSPTKNDTKDAKVIAQVMRAGRYHEPILPEGLYAELREGVKLYDIIQEDLSSIKAQIHNALDRYFPEFLTVFKKWDGKTALYLLKCGYLPDDIQQKTEDELLKEVKTKVTKNIGIARMRHLKKAAASSIGLTVGLRMAREELRYLVDQYELLNGRLEALKGELEELVRMVPGADSMMAIKGVGPMTVVGFFAEIGDLSNYRDPRQIIKLAGLNLMINQSGKHKGQTTITKRGRRRLRTILYQVARPLAFHNKGFKALHNYYKHRRNNPLKGKQSYVALGRKLIKILFVMGTRKCAFSEERMLRDIPHITDVQAA, encoded by the coding sequence ATGGATTTTACACAAAATGAACGACTTAAGCAAATCAATGAACAGACACTAATTATAGGAATTGATATCGCCAAACATAAGCATGTTGCCAGGGCGATTGATGATCGGGGAATCGACTTATCCAAGCGCTTGGTTTTCCCTAACACGTTAGAAGGATTCAAACTATTACTCGAGTGGGCTAAGCAGTTAAGCGCTCAAACATCCCGTCCCAACCTGATGATCGGTATGGAGCCCACAGGGCATTATTGGATTAATCTAGCGTATTTCTTGAAATCTCAGAGTGAAAGGCCAGTCGTGGTAAACCCGATGAAGGTGAAGAAATCAAAAGAACTGGATGATGATTCGCCCACCAAAAATGACACCAAAGATGCGAAAGTCATCGCTCAAGTCATGCGAGCGGGTCGTTATCATGAGCCCATCTTACCTGAGGGGTTGTATGCCGAGTTACGTGAAGGAGTCAAACTCTATGACATCATCCAAGAGGATTTGTCATCCATTAAAGCTCAAATTCATAATGCGCTGGATCGCTATTTCCCTGAATTCTTAACTGTATTTAAAAAGTGGGATGGGAAAACAGCTTTATATTTATTGAAGTGTGGATATCTTCCAGATGATATTCAACAGAAAACAGAAGATGAACTTCTAAAAGAAGTGAAAACTAAAGTAACTAAAAATATTGGGATAGCGCGTATGCGCCATCTGAAAAAGGCAGCTGCCTCCAGTATTGGACTGACCGTAGGTCTTCGAATGGCTCGTGAAGAACTTCGCTATCTTGTCGATCAGTATGAATTATTAAACGGTCGTCTAGAAGCCCTTAAGGGAGAACTTGAAGAGCTTGTTCGAATGGTTCCTGGGGCCGATAGTATGATGGCTATAAAAGGCGTCGGGCCTATGACAGTTGTTGGCTTCTTTGCCGAGATTGGTGACCTTTCAAACTATAGAGATCCACGACAAATTATCAAATTAGCAGGACTCAATCTGATGATAAACCAATCCGGCAAGCATAAAGGGCAGACGACCATCACCAAACGAGGGCGGCGGAGATTACGTACAATTTTATATCAAGTCGCTCGCCCATTAGCCTTTCATAATAAAGGGTTTAAGGCCCTGCACAATTACTACAAACACCGTAGAAACAATCCTCTAAAGGGGAAACAATCTTATGTCGCTTTAGGTCGTAAACTGATTAAAATTCTATTTGTGATGGGGACACGGAAGTGTGCCTTTAGTGAAGAACGCATGCTTCGTGATATCCCGCATATTACTGATGTGCAGGCTGCTTAA
- a CDS encoding GNAT family N-acetyltransferase, giving the protein MRHSFTIKTAMLEDLSSITGLFKEYETKVYGESQTSEMEIREMLTSIDEKDRKGLWENGELKGFSILTVKDHRLPSLLLTSPDESMNLYMNELLDELCQSAVRKKKDSKDEKVIVLSANLETEKETLEEYGFKPLRHWFQMKLDLNDYKEGQGISQIVSEPGISTFHLSDTEKLHAIFEEVFSDHFDYHPTSLEEFKKRFGRDSFDPHLWFLLKYESDVIGFILCTVNDETKIGEITHLGVQKKWRKKGFANVLLHHAFRALKQKGMTSAALSVDSDSLTDATVVYQKAGMHVQRSFTRCDLTV; this is encoded by the coding sequence GTGCGGCATTCATTTACTATAAAAACGGCAATGCTTGAAGATTTGTCTTCCATAACAGGGTTATTTAAGGAATACGAAACGAAGGTATATGGAGAAAGTCAAACCAGCGAAATGGAAATTCGCGAAATGTTAACATCGATAGACGAAAAGGACCGTAAAGGATTGTGGGAAAATGGGGAATTGAAAGGTTTTTCCATTCTGACAGTGAAAGATCACCGCCTGCCTTCTCTTTTATTGACTTCCCCTGATGAAAGTATGAATCTTTATATGAATGAATTGCTGGATGAGCTTTGCCAATCGGCTGTTAGAAAAAAGAAAGATTCTAAGGATGAAAAGGTGATTGTTTTATCGGCAAACCTTGAGACCGAAAAAGAAACCCTTGAAGAATATGGTTTCAAACCTCTACGCCATTGGTTTCAAATGAAATTAGATTTGAATGATTACAAGGAGGGGCAGGGTATTAGTCAGATTGTGTCGGAGCCAGGAATATCTACCTTCCATTTGAGTGATACAGAGAAACTGCATGCAATATTTGAAGAAGTGTTCTCGGATCACTTTGATTACCACCCAACGAGTCTTGAAGAGTTCAAAAAGAGATTCGGGAGGGACTCATTTGATCCCCATCTGTGGTTCTTATTGAAGTATGAAAGTGATGTGATTGGCTTTATACTTTGCACGGTTAATGATGAAACGAAAATAGGTGAAATCACTCATTTAGGTGTGCAGAAAAAATGGAGAAAAAAAGGGTTTGCCAATGTTTTGCTGCATCATGCATTCAGAGCCCTTAAACAAAAAGGAATGACTTCTGCCGCACTCTCTGTGGACAGTGACTCCCTGACCGATGCAACGGTCGTCTATCAAAAGGCAGGTATGCATGTCCAAAGAAGCTTCACCCGCTGCGACTTAACCGTATAA
- a CDS encoding DUF6501 family protein — protein sequence MIHHTWTENSAVKLVKCVHTDAKKYTVENVLEIGKEYEVKNESEDYYFVIDESGKMGGFYKEYFEEIK from the coding sequence ATGATACATCATACTTGGACAGAAAACAGCGCAGTGAAGCTGGTTAAATGTGTACATACCGATGCGAAAAAATACACAGTGGAAAACGTTCTTGAAATCGGGAAAGAATACGAAGTGAAAAATGAATCAGAAGATTATTACTTTGTAATTGATGAAAGCGGCAAAATGGGAGGATTCTATAAAGAATACTTCGAGGAAATAAAATAA
- a CDS encoding gamma-glutamylcyclotransferase: MNVFVYGTLRRHEVNHSLLNEAQLQYEQAWIEGKLFDTDKGYPALKEGEGTVYGEVYKINDVQLAKLDEIEDYIEGREENLYNRQLCKVSTDQGPIEAFVYFGLEEKMFQSEISSGDWKVHQFINKKPQRILYFAYGSCMDDARFKLAKVEHHFQNCLGAGTLKGYSMRYLFKVDDGGRGDIIEDGGTMEGVVYDVPQEAVEYLFTREGVAPGWYRAAFVDVTIGGKLYEDVLTFIVKTKFDEVLPPEHYAQEILRGSLPHVSAAYHSKLQQQLIDLGMVEEQVKSLLKAPKSS; encoded by the coding sequence GTGAACGTATTTGTTTATGGGACATTAAGAAGACATGAAGTGAATCATTCGCTTCTAAATGAAGCTCAATTGCAGTATGAACAAGCATGGATAGAAGGGAAGCTTTTTGATACCGATAAAGGTTATCCAGCTCTTAAAGAAGGTGAAGGTACAGTATATGGCGAAGTATATAAAATAAATGATGTCCAGCTTGCCAAACTCGATGAGATTGAGGATTACATCGAAGGCAGGGAAGAAAATCTATATAATCGTCAACTTTGCAAAGTGAGTACGGATCAAGGTCCAATTGAAGCTTTCGTATACTTTGGGTTAGAGGAAAAAATGTTTCAATCCGAAATATCCTCGGGAGATTGGAAAGTACATCAATTTATTAATAAAAAGCCTCAGCGGATATTATATTTTGCATATGGTTCGTGTATGGACGATGCACGATTCAAATTGGCAAAGGTAGAACATCACTTTCAAAATTGTCTTGGGGCGGGAACGTTGAAGGGATATTCCATGAGGTATTTATTTAAAGTAGATGATGGCGGCCGGGGGGATATCATTGAAGATGGAGGAACAATGGAAGGCGTCGTTTATGATGTGCCTCAAGAAGCGGTTGAATATCTGTTTACAAGAGAAGGAGTCGCTCCTGGCTGGTACAGGGCAGCTTTTGTAGATGTCACCATTGGCGGGAAACTGTATGAGGATGTGCTTACTTTTATTGTTAAGACCAAGTTCGACGAAGTACTTCCTCCGGAACATTATGCACAGGAAATCTTAAGAGGGAGCCTTCCGCATGTCAGTGCAGCATATCACTCAAAGTTACAGCAGCAGCTTATTGACCTCGGAATGGTTGAAGAGCAAGTGAAAAGTCTGCTAAAAGCGCCAAAGTCCTCATAA
- a CDS encoding AAA family ATPase: protein MNYETALPETVMDIVNQRKELFNRSQYGYLIGEGGYSSSDHNIIEDSIISLSMGKNVLLKGPTGSGKTKLSETLSSIFTQPMHSINCSVDLDAEALLGYKTIADKNGKNSIEFIEGPVIQAMKKGHLLYIDEINMAKPETLPILNGVLDYRRSITNPFTGEVIKAAPTFGVIAAINEGYVGTVPLNEALKNRFVVIDVPYIEGEVLTSVIKSQSQLNDEKLIGKFVDLSSDLLIQVKNGQVSEEAASIRALLDACDLAVFLPAKRAIQRGIIDKLEDDREKAAIKNIAETLFE from the coding sequence ATGAATTACGAAACAGCCCTACCGGAAACGGTAATGGATATAGTTAACCAAAGAAAAGAATTATTTAATAGATCACAATATGGATACCTGATAGGGGAAGGAGGCTACTCCTCAAGTGATCATAACATCATTGAAGACAGCATCATCTCATTATCAATGGGGAAAAACGTTCTCTTAAAAGGTCCTACAGGTTCAGGTAAAACCAAGTTATCAGAAACCTTATCCTCTATATTCACACAGCCGATGCACAGTATAAACTGCTCCGTCGATCTGGATGCGGAAGCCTTACTTGGTTATAAGACAATCGCGGATAAAAACGGCAAAAACTCGATTGAATTCATTGAGGGTCCTGTCATCCAGGCAATGAAAAAAGGGCACCTTTTATATATTGATGAAATCAATATGGCGAAGCCTGAAACTCTGCCGATCCTAAATGGTGTACTGGATTACCGCCGAAGCATCACGAATCCGTTTACAGGGGAAGTGATCAAAGCTGCACCCACATTTGGAGTGATCGCCGCAATCAATGAAGGCTATGTAGGAACTGTCCCATTGAATGAAGCGCTGAAAAACAGATTCGTTGTTATTGATGTCCCTTATATCGAAGGTGAAGTATTGACCTCAGTCATTAAAAGCCAAAGCCAGTTAAATGATGAGAAACTGATCGGTAAATTCGTTGATTTGTCCTCCGATTTATTGATTCAGGTGAAAAACGGTCAGGTTTCAGAGGAAGCGGCATCGATCCGCGCCCTGCTGGATGCTTGTGACCTGGCAGTATTCTTACCGGCTAAACGGGCCATTCAGCGTGGTATTATCGATAAATTGGAAGATGACCGCGAGAAAGCGGCCATAAAAAATATTGCGGAAACCTTATTTGAATGA
- the sda gene encoding sporulation histidine kinase inhibitor Sda produces MKILSNEQLVAAYRDAEKQGNDQDWIQLLRKEIRNRGLKPFRKS; encoded by the coding sequence ATGAAAATCTTAAGTAATGAACAGTTAGTGGCAGCTTATCGCGATGCTGAGAAACAAGGGAATGATCAGGACTGGATTCAATTATTAAGAAAAGAAATCCGCAATCGCGGATTAAAACCTTTTAGGAAATCATGA